Proteins from one Corallococcus exiguus genomic window:
- a CDS encoding DUF3349 domain-containing protein, with amino-acid sequence MDLHPSLERTAALIRRAFPDGVTEADYLPLLTVLYPHMSDRALAMVVGHFVGQDYPLVLNDIYGVGGGSKPASPDAVAAVQARLVAVGLEAWIKEE; translated from the coding sequence ATGGACCTTCATCCCAGTCTTGAGCGCACTGCAGCCCTGATCAGGAGAGCCTTCCCTGACGGTGTGACGGAGGCGGACTACCTGCCCCTGCTGACTGTGCTGTACCCACATATGTCGGACAGGGCTCTTGCGATGGTGGTCGGCCACTTTGTGGGGCAGGACTATCCGCTCGTCCTGAATGACATCTACGGCGTAGGCGGGGGCTCCAAGCCTGCGAGCCCGGACGCAGTGGCTGCAGTTCAGGCTCGGCTTGTTGCCGTAGGGCTTGAGGCGTGGATCAAGGAAGAATGA
- a CDS encoding zinc metalloprotease, with amino-acid sequence MDSTVPGPQWLPVAVRRIPVVVHVVADTACTTGNVSDALVHSQIAVLNEDFRALTGTPGGSGVDSKIEFFLATVDPLGNPTTGIQRYCNTTWYQDTGSYWLSTSWDPTRYVNIYTNSAGGSRGYVPFLPAEPTGAVGQPQDRVVINWLAFGRVGPVVPYHNGRTVTHEVGHYLGLFHTYYSGCGTATAPDCYTTGDRICDTQPNATSHKGCTAGITSCGGVPVPIQNYMELTDDACMTGFSAEQVQRMRCTLATYRPDLAQ; translated from the coding sequence ATGGACTCGACCGTCCCCGGCCCTCAGTGGCTGCCCGTAGCGGTGCGGCGCATCCCGGTCGTGGTCCATGTCGTCGCGGACACCGCGTGCACGACTGGCAACGTGTCGGACGCACTGGTCCACAGTCAGATCGCGGTCCTCAATGAGGACTTCCGCGCGCTGACTGGCACTCCGGGGGGCAGTGGGGTGGATAGCAAGATTGAGTTCTTTCTTGCCACCGTGGACCCCTTGGGCAACCCGACCACGGGCATCCAGCGCTATTGCAACACGACCTGGTACCAGGACACGGGCAGCTACTGGCTCAGTACCTCCTGGGATCCGACGCGCTATGTGAACATCTACACCAACAGCGCCGGTGGCTCGCGAGGGTACGTGCCCTTCCTCCCCGCGGAGCCCACGGGCGCCGTCGGTCAGCCGCAGGACCGCGTGGTCATCAACTGGCTGGCATTCGGACGGGTGGGGCCCGTCGTGCCGTACCACAACGGGCGGACCGTCACGCACGAGGTGGGCCACTACCTGGGCCTGTTCCACACGTACTACTCGGGGTGCGGCACGGCCACCGCGCCGGACTGCTACACCACCGGAGACCGCATCTGCGACACCCAGCCCAACGCCACCTCTCACAAGGGGTGCACCGCGGGAATCACCAGCTGCGGCGGCGTGCCGGTCCCCATCCAGAACTACATGGAGCTGACGGACGACGCCTGCATGACCGGCTTCAGCGCGGAGCAGGTCCAGCGCATGCGCTGCACCCTGGCCACCTACCGCCCGGACCTGGCGCAGTAG
- a CDS encoding ATP-grasp domain-containing protein, which produces MNFVFISPHFPSQYFHFATALRERGVTVLGIGDTPYESLRQELRESLREYFFVPSLTDYDALLRATGYLTWRHGRMDRIESLNESWLEVEARLREDFHVPGLQPSDILKLRSKSGMAEVFHASGVPHPDLLRVRDADQVKEFAARVGYPLVLKPDVGVGAAHTFKVASDAEVDAALAHPLPTSYVAQPFVRGTIVTYDGIVDRHGVIVFNLSHEYSDGGMETVTERRDISFWSLQNIPAALDVLGRQVVAAFGLRERWFHLEFFRLPDGRFVVLEANLRPPGGFMTDMMNYTCDIDVYRLYARVVTGDPVADFQYTPRHHVCHSARRHGRRYKHSHAQIVERLGKSLLVHRELPPIYHSLLGEEMYLTRHTDTESMQDAVRFIQAT; this is translated from the coding sequence ATGAACTTCGTCTTCATCTCCCCCCACTTCCCCTCCCAGTACTTCCACTTCGCCACCGCGCTGCGCGAGCGCGGTGTGACCGTGCTGGGCATTGGCGACACCCCCTACGAGTCCCTGCGCCAGGAACTTCGCGAGTCCCTTCGCGAATACTTCTTCGTCCCCAGTCTCACCGACTACGACGCCCTCCTGCGCGCCACCGGCTACCTCACCTGGCGCCACGGCCGCATGGACCGCATCGAGTCCCTCAACGAGTCCTGGCTCGAAGTCGAAGCCCGCCTGCGCGAGGACTTCCATGTCCCTGGCCTCCAGCCCTCGGACATCCTCAAGCTGCGCTCCAAGTCCGGCATGGCCGAGGTCTTCCATGCCTCCGGCGTCCCCCACCCGGACCTGCTGCGCGTGCGCGACGCGGACCAGGTGAAGGAGTTCGCCGCCCGCGTGGGCTATCCGCTCGTACTCAAGCCCGACGTGGGCGTGGGCGCTGCCCACACGTTCAAGGTCGCCAGTGACGCGGAGGTGGACGCCGCGCTCGCGCACCCGCTGCCCACGTCCTATGTCGCGCAGCCCTTCGTGCGCGGCACCATCGTCACCTACGACGGCATCGTGGACCGCCACGGCGTCATCGTCTTCAACCTCAGCCACGAATACAGCGACGGCGGCATGGAGACCGTCACCGAACGGCGCGACATCTCCTTCTGGAGCCTCCAGAACATCCCCGCCGCGCTCGACGTGCTGGGCCGTCAGGTCGTCGCCGCGTTCGGTCTTCGCGAGCGCTGGTTCCACCTGGAGTTCTTCCGCCTGCCGGATGGCCGCTTCGTCGTGCTGGAGGCCAACCTGCGCCCGCCCGGCGGCTTCATGACGGACATGATGAACTACACGTGCGACATCGACGTGTACCGGCTCTATGCCCGCGTGGTGACGGGCGACCCGGTGGCGGACTTCCAGTACACGCCGCGCCACCACGTATGCCACAGCGCCCGCCGTCACGGCCGCCGCTACAAGCACTCCCACGCGCAAATCGTCGAACGGCTGGGCAAGTCGCTGCTCGTGCACCGTGAGCTGCCGCCCATCTACCACTCGCTGCTGGGTGAAGAGATGTACCTCACGCGCCACACGGACACGGAATCCATGCAGGACGCGGTGCGCTTCATCCAGGCGACGTGA
- a CDS encoding DUF2378 family protein, which yields MTRRPRSVPPEQRQVYVQVVEGLLQHGLRGQVSPRLRERLRQAGVDLDRPLLPLYPVPLWARCLEIVVEEVYPGLPQAEGFARLARAHVEGYGATLLGRAVMSVMRVLGPRRMVQRLPEVLRGTDNYTEVTLVERGPTHFELHFNSSLKGPGYVEALFEALLTAGGAKAPRATKLYDDGERTEYSLTWTQEP from the coding sequence GTGACACGACGGCCCCGCTCGGTGCCGCCCGAACAGCGGCAGGTCTATGTGCAGGTCGTGGAGGGCCTCCTCCAGCACGGCCTGAGAGGCCAGGTGTCCCCCCGCCTGCGGGAACGGCTGCGTCAGGCAGGCGTGGACCTGGACCGGCCGCTGTTGCCGCTCTACCCCGTGCCGCTCTGGGCGCGGTGCCTGGAGATCGTCGTCGAAGAGGTGTACCCGGGCCTGCCGCAAGCGGAGGGCTTCGCCCGGCTCGCCCGGGCACACGTGGAGGGCTACGGGGCCACGCTGCTGGGGCGCGCGGTGATGAGCGTGATGCGCGTGCTGGGCCCCCGGCGCATGGTGCAGCGGCTGCCGGAGGTGCTCCGCGGCACGGACAACTACACGGAGGTGACGCTCGTGGAGCGCGGCCCCACGCACTTCGAGCTGCACTTCAACTCGAGCCTCAAGGGGCCCGGCTACGTGGAGGCCCTCTTCGAGGCCCTGCTGACCGCGGGCGGCGCGAAGGCGCCTCGCGCGACGAAGCTGTACGACGACGGCGAGCGCACCGAGTACTCGCTCACCTGGACGCAGGAGCCCTGA
- a CDS encoding alpha/beta hydrolase, producing MGYVHILRHFPSPQEGFNRTVRIYTPDAYDAQQDHRFPVLYMHDGQNVFAHPESAVFDTWCANRVAEESVQAGRMEPWIIVAVDSGPGRFQEYSPWDEPRNGVSARGEAYGRFLVEELKPYIDRTYRTRQGSQWTGAMGSSLGGLISLYLGWKFPRVFGRIGALSPTVMWSQGRLFDAWREHSQRWTRIYLDAGATESIHAGGIPLDYGRGTRDFFHHLKGLGYGDHEVSLVLEPGGEHHEKDWQRRLPGAMQWLLG from the coding sequence ATGGGCTACGTCCACATCCTTCGCCACTTCCCCTCTCCCCAGGAGGGCTTCAACCGCACCGTCCGCATCTACACGCCGGACGCCTACGACGCCCAGCAGGACCACCGCTTCCCGGTGCTCTACATGCACGACGGGCAGAACGTCTTCGCGCATCCGGAGTCCGCCGTCTTCGACACGTGGTGCGCCAACCGCGTCGCGGAGGAGAGCGTCCAGGCGGGACGGATGGAGCCGTGGATCATCGTCGCGGTGGACTCGGGCCCCGGCCGCTTCCAGGAGTACTCGCCGTGGGACGAACCGCGCAACGGCGTGTCCGCGCGAGGCGAGGCCTACGGGCGATTCCTCGTGGAGGAGCTCAAGCCGTACATCGACCGGACGTACCGCACGCGTCAGGGCAGCCAGTGGACCGGCGCGATGGGTTCATCCCTGGGCGGGCTCATCTCGCTGTACCTGGGATGGAAGTTCCCGCGGGTGTTCGGGCGCATCGGCGCGCTGTCGCCCACGGTGATGTGGAGCCAGGGCCGCCTGTTCGACGCGTGGCGCGAGCACAGCCAGCGCTGGACGCGCATCTACCTGGACGCGGGCGCCACGGAGTCCATCCACGCGGGCGGCATCCCCCTGGACTACGGCCGGGGCACGCGCGACTTCTTCCACCACCTCAAGGGCCTGGGCTACGGAGACCACGAGGTGTCGCTGGTGCTGGAGCCCGGCGGCGAGCACCACGAGAAGGACTGGCAGCGCCGGCTGCCGGGCGCCATGCAGTGGCTGCTCGGGTGA
- a CDS encoding lamin tail domain-containing protein, producing MAAWAVRGWGVRLGLGWVLGWMAACGLPMWEEEPAACEALLPGDLVITEYLNDPVGSDTGKEYVELHNPTGETVDLLGVTLFTARDEAAQERVYTFTTGLPVDAGAFVVLGDVREGALPEHVDQTYGDALGALGNSAGLLGLRCGTRVLDSVVLEAPAKSGLARTHAGLSGWCDAPGSPGVANAPCPSLPDGGVTSGATCLPPGAVSPREVQSPRPGELIITEVMANPRGDDTVGEWLEVRATVPVDLNGLTVGTDTSGTRLESERCLSLAAGESALLARRREPEVNGGLPEPLATFSVDLRNAGGVVAVRAGSVLIDSALYGPSQDGVATQVSAPLASDAKNNDVTASWCAATEAYGDKGNLGTPGRTNRVCTATDAGTAQAGCIDRTTGQTRALRTPTVGSLVLTEFMADPAAVPDAQGEWVEVLALREVDLNGVTLANESGSSVLESPLCLSMKAGGFAVLARGDDASLNGGLPSVLGTFAFGLGNSAGAHVLKLSAQGTVLDSVAFTSAASAGVSSQLDARVRDAAGNDAAGAFCPTPVGVTYGTGDRGTAGRENRTCTR from the coding sequence GTGGCGGCTTGGGCAGTGCGGGGATGGGGCGTGCGGTTGGGATTGGGATGGGTGCTGGGATGGATGGCGGCGTGCGGACTGCCCATGTGGGAGGAAGAGCCAGCGGCCTGTGAGGCATTGCTGCCGGGGGACCTGGTCATCACGGAGTACCTCAACGACCCCGTGGGCTCGGACACGGGGAAGGAGTACGTGGAGCTCCACAACCCCACCGGGGAGACCGTGGACCTGCTGGGCGTCACGCTCTTCACCGCACGCGACGAGGCGGCACAGGAGCGGGTCTACACGTTCACCACGGGCCTGCCGGTGGACGCGGGCGCCTTCGTCGTGCTGGGCGACGTGCGCGAGGGCGCGCTGCCCGAGCATGTGGACCAGACCTATGGGGATGCGCTCGGCGCGCTGGGGAACAGCGCGGGGCTCTTGGGTCTGCGGTGCGGGACGCGCGTGCTCGACTCGGTGGTGCTCGAAGCGCCTGCGAAGTCGGGCTTGGCCCGGACTCATGCCGGCCTGTCGGGCTGGTGCGATGCGCCGGGCAGTCCAGGCGTCGCGAACGCGCCGTGCCCCTCGCTGCCGGATGGCGGAGTGACCTCCGGAGCGACGTGCCTGCCACCGGGCGCGGTCTCTCCCCGGGAGGTCCAGTCCCCACGACCCGGAGAACTGATCATCACCGAGGTGATGGCCAACCCGCGAGGCGACGACACCGTGGGCGAGTGGCTGGAGGTCCGCGCCACCGTGCCCGTGGACCTCAATGGGCTGACAGTGGGAACAGACACGTCCGGTACTCGCCTGGAGTCGGAGCGCTGTCTGTCCCTCGCCGCCGGAGAGTCCGCGCTGCTCGCGCGCCGACGGGAGCCGGAGGTGAACGGCGGCCTGCCGGAGCCGCTGGCCACGTTCTCCGTGGACCTGCGCAACGCGGGCGGTGTGGTCGCCGTGCGTGCGGGAAGCGTGCTCATCGACAGCGCGCTGTATGGCCCGTCCCAGGACGGCGTGGCCACCCAGGTGTCCGCGCCGCTCGCCAGCGATGCGAAGAACAACGACGTCACTGCATCCTGGTGCGCGGCCACGGAGGCCTACGGCGACAAGGGCAACCTGGGCACGCCGGGACGGACCAATCGCGTGTGCACAGCAACGGACGCGGGCACGGCGCAGGCGGGCTGTATCGACCGGACCACGGGGCAGACCCGTGCGCTCCGAACTCCCACCGTGGGCTCCCTGGTGCTCACCGAGTTCATGGCCGACCCCGCCGCCGTCCCGGATGCGCAGGGGGAATGGGTGGAGGTGCTCGCGCTGCGCGAGGTAGACCTCAATGGAGTGACGCTCGCCAACGAGTCGGGCAGCTCCGTCCTGGAGTCCCCACTGTGCCTGTCAATGAAGGCCGGAGGCTTCGCGGTCCTCGCGCGCGGCGATGACGCCTCACTCAATGGCGGGCTGCCCTCGGTGCTCGGCACGTTCGCGTTCGGCCTGGGCAACAGCGCGGGGGCCCATGTCCTCAAGCTGTCGGCGCAGGGCACCGTCCTGGACTCGGTGGCCTTCACGAGCGCCGCGAGTGCCGGCGTGTCGTCGCAGCTGGATGCGCGCGTGAGGGACGCCGCCGGCAACGACGCGGCCGGGGCCTTCTGTCCCACTCCAGTCGGCGTGACCTACGGCACGGGCGACCGGGGCACCGCGGGTCGGGAGAACCGCACTTGCACGCGATGA
- a CDS encoding PAS domain-containing sensor histidine kinase: MNPVASTTDSLADLVEARREDILRRWGARLGSHPPGSSSDLQDRLEGMLKLVDALVLVLRQGAVETWSTGAVWAHAREFGLRRFQAGARVETLVEEYGLLREAILEVLDVSHRPLGTDELRTLWRALDRSLTEAVAHYVHEHEQALRSRERRLQEILDYAPAAIYAKDANGRYLFINRPFESISGHEREEVLGRSDLELFPRETAERFRYNDRRVLAAKTPLVFDEEVLQPDGTHLYHTMKFPLPGVVQGESWALCGVSTDITTTRTLRQERDEAREQVHRVLTQLPVVLWAFDAQGVFTLFEGEGVTSTSVPSRVMHGRSVFDVFRDRRDVLEVILRALAGERLSTELYLMGVWFEVRLLPVFDVGGRVVSVSGVSLDITERRRAEQELRASETRYRLATLATRDIIWDWDLVTDEIHWSESASRVLRLDTSRGPPVMDTAWWTASLHPDERERVTRGLQAALDSHEGHWVAEYRMRRGDGTWAFVEDRGRVVKDLQGRPVRMVGAMQDVTGRHEAEAEAKRRAEFEQLLIGIVGHDLRNPISAITMAATTLARREDSDPRVQRAVARILSSAERAHRMLRDVLDFTQARLGGGIPMDPREVDLLDLVRQVVDEVQQAHPDRRLEVDGRGGTRLWCDPDRLAQVITNLVNNALAYGDAHCPVRVRLRGQPGTVTLAVKNQGRPIPPHLMPHLFEPLKRAELREGHRNNAHGLGLGLFIVKHIVDAHGGRLRVRSSAQDGTTFLVHLPRRPPARD; the protein is encoded by the coding sequence ATGAACCCCGTCGCCTCCACGACGGACTCGCTCGCGGACCTGGTGGAGGCGCGGCGCGAGGACATCCTCCGGCGCTGGGGCGCACGGCTGGGGTCTCATCCCCCAGGCAGCTCCTCGGATCTCCAGGACCGGCTGGAGGGGATGCTCAAGCTGGTGGACGCTCTGGTGCTCGTCCTCCGTCAGGGCGCAGTGGAGACGTGGTCCACGGGCGCGGTCTGGGCCCATGCCCGGGAGTTCGGGCTGCGGCGCTTCCAGGCCGGCGCTCGCGTGGAGACGCTGGTGGAGGAGTACGGCCTCTTGCGCGAGGCCATCCTCGAGGTGCTGGATGTGTCCCACCGGCCGCTCGGCACGGACGAGCTGCGCACGCTGTGGCGCGCGCTGGACCGGAGCCTGACGGAAGCCGTGGCCCACTACGTCCACGAGCACGAACAGGCGCTGCGCTCCCGCGAGCGGCGGCTGCAGGAGATCCTCGACTACGCTCCGGCCGCCATCTACGCGAAGGACGCCAACGGGCGGTACCTCTTCATCAACCGCCCCTTCGAGTCCATCTCCGGCCACGAGCGCGAGGAGGTACTGGGGCGCTCGGACCTGGAACTGTTCCCCCGGGAGACGGCGGAGCGCTTCCGCTACAACGACCGCCGGGTGCTGGCGGCGAAGACGCCGCTCGTCTTCGATGAGGAGGTGCTCCAACCCGACGGGACGCACCTCTACCACACGATGAAGTTCCCCCTGCCCGGCGTGGTGCAGGGCGAGTCGTGGGCCCTGTGCGGCGTGTCCACGGACATCACCACCACGCGCACGCTGCGCCAGGAGCGCGACGAGGCCCGTGAGCAGGTCCACCGCGTGCTCACGCAGCTGCCCGTCGTGCTGTGGGCTTTCGACGCGCAGGGCGTGTTCACCCTCTTCGAGGGCGAGGGCGTGACGTCCACGTCCGTGCCCTCCCGGGTGATGCACGGACGCTCCGTCTTCGACGTGTTCCGGGACCGGCGGGACGTGCTGGAGGTCATCCTGCGCGCGCTGGCCGGGGAGCGGCTGTCCACGGAGCTGTACCTGATGGGCGTCTGGTTCGAGGTCCGCCTCCTGCCGGTGTTCGACGTGGGCGGGCGCGTGGTGAGCGTGTCGGGCGTGTCGCTGGACATCACCGAGCGGCGCCGGGCGGAGCAGGAGTTGCGTGCGTCGGAGACGCGCTACCGGCTGGCCACCCTGGCCACCCGCGACATCATCTGGGACTGGGACCTGGTGACGGATGAAATCCACTGGAGCGAATCGGCGTCCCGCGTCCTGCGGCTGGACACGTCCCGGGGGCCGCCCGTCATGGACACGGCGTGGTGGACGGCCAGCCTGCACCCCGACGAGCGCGAGCGGGTGACGCGGGGGTTGCAGGCGGCGCTCGACAGCCACGAGGGCCACTGGGTGGCCGAGTACCGGATGCGCCGGGGCGACGGGACATGGGCCTTCGTCGAGGACCGGGGCCGCGTGGTGAAGGACCTCCAGGGCCGCCCGGTGCGGATGGTGGGCGCCATGCAGGACGTCACCGGCAGGCACGAGGCGGAAGCCGAGGCGAAGCGCCGCGCGGAGTTCGAACAGCTGCTCATCGGCATCGTCGGCCACGACCTGCGCAACCCCATCTCCGCCATCACCATGGCCGCCACGACGCTGGCCAGGCGCGAGGACTCCGACCCGCGAGTTCAGAGGGCCGTGGCCCGCATCCTCTCCAGCGCCGAGCGCGCGCACCGCATGCTGCGCGACGTGCTGGACTTCACCCAGGCCCGGCTGGGCGGCGGCATCCCCATGGACCCGCGCGAGGTGGACCTCCTGGACCTGGTGCGCCAGGTGGTGGACGAGGTCCAGCAGGCCCACCCGGACCGGCGCCTGGAGGTGGACGGGCGGGGAGGGACCCGGCTGTGGTGCGACCCGGACCGGCTGGCGCAGGTCATCACCAACCTGGTGAACAACGCGCTCGCTTATGGAGACGCCCACTGCCCGGTGCGCGTGCGGCTGCGCGGCCAGCCGGGGACGGTGACGCTCGCGGTGAAGAACCAGGGGCGCCCCATTCCCCCGCACCTGATGCCCCACCTGTTCGAACCCCTCAAGCGCGCGGAGCTCCGGGAAGGCCACCGCAACAACGCCCACGGGCTGGGGCTGGGGCTGTTCATCGTGAAGCACATCGTGGATGCGCACGGCGGCCGGCTGCGCGTGCGCTCCTCCGCCCAGGACGGCACCACCTTCCTCGTGCACCTGCCCCGCCGGCCGCCCGCCCGGGACTGA
- a CDS encoding TerC/Alx family metal homeostasis membrane protein produces MQSTPSWAWVVFWALLLALLVVDLLAHRGGRGQSRRAAVLWSMAWVGLGLGFCGFVWVTLGSERGHEYLAAWLIEKSLSLDNVFVFLVIFRSLNVPQRHQHEVLFLGIFGALVFRALFIFVGAAALQRWGWVSYVFGAILLITAWRVFREDPSKQEDNRVVGWLSRKLPVTDQVEGPHFLVKHQGRRLATPLLLALVGLEVTDILFAVDSVPAAFSVTTDTFILYSSNAFAILGLRALYLVIAGAVGQLKYLHYGLAGVLAFAGVKMVVETWVHIPPLLSVAIIVTVIGGAVGASLAHRRSVRQVEA; encoded by the coding sequence ATGCAAAGCACCCCTTCCTGGGCCTGGGTCGTCTTCTGGGCGCTGCTCCTGGCGCTGCTGGTGGTGGACCTGCTGGCGCACCGGGGAGGGCGGGGGCAGTCGCGGCGCGCGGCGGTGCTGTGGAGCATGGCGTGGGTGGGGCTGGGGCTGGGCTTCTGCGGCTTCGTGTGGGTGACGCTGGGCAGTGAGCGCGGCCACGAGTACCTGGCGGCCTGGCTCATCGAGAAGAGCCTGAGCCTGGACAACGTCTTCGTCTTCCTCGTCATCTTCCGCAGCCTGAACGTGCCCCAGCGCCACCAGCACGAGGTGCTCTTCCTGGGCATCTTCGGCGCGCTGGTGTTCCGGGCCCTGTTCATCTTCGTGGGGGCGGCGGCGCTGCAGCGCTGGGGCTGGGTGTCGTACGTCTTCGGCGCCATCCTGCTGATCACCGCGTGGCGCGTCTTCCGCGAGGACCCGTCGAAGCAGGAGGACAACCGCGTCGTGGGATGGCTGTCCAGGAAGCTGCCGGTGACGGACCAGGTGGAGGGGCCGCACTTCCTGGTGAAGCACCAGGGCCGCAGGCTGGCCACGCCGCTGCTGCTGGCGCTCGTGGGCCTGGAGGTGACGGACATCCTGTTCGCGGTGGACTCGGTGCCGGCGGCGTTCTCCGTCACCACCGACACGTTCATCCTCTACAGCTCCAACGCCTTCGCCATCCTGGGGCTGCGCGCGCTCTACCTCGTCATCGCCGGGGCCGTGGGGCAGCTGAAGTACCTGCACTACGGGCTGGCGGGGGTGCTGGCGTTCGCGGGCGTGAAGATGGTGGTGGAGACGTGGGTGCACATCCCGCCGCTCCTGTCGGTGGCCATCATCGTGACGGTGATTGGCGGGGCGGTGGGAGCGAGCCTGGCGCACCGCCGGTCCGTGCGCCAGGTGGAGGCCTGA
- a CDS encoding arsenate-mycothiol transferase ArsC, which yields MNTVIFACTHNAGRSQIAAAFFNLLADPAKARAISAGTQPAERLHPEVLATMKEMGVDLGDAKPQRLTPELANSAQILVTLGGLPDAPSVTDQKREDWPMEDTVGKSAADVEKIRDTTAAMVSDFVNRHGWERPA from the coding sequence ATGAACACGGTCATCTTCGCTTGTACGCACAACGCGGGTCGCTCGCAGATCGCGGCGGCCTTCTTCAACCTGCTGGCGGACCCGGCGAAGGCGCGCGCGATTTCCGCGGGAACGCAGCCGGCCGAGCGTCTGCATCCCGAGGTGCTCGCGACCATGAAAGAGATGGGCGTGGATCTGGGCGACGCGAAGCCGCAGCGCCTGACTCCGGAGCTGGCGAACAGCGCGCAGATCCTGGTGACGCTGGGCGGGCTGCCGGACGCGCCGTCGGTGACGGACCAGAAGCGCGAGGACTGGCCCATGGAGGACACGGTGGGCAAGTCCGCGGCGGACGTGGAGAAGATCCGCGACACGACGGCCGCCATGGTGTCGGACTTCGTGAACCGCCACGGCTGGGAACGCCCGGCGTAG
- a CDS encoding DUF2135 domain-containing protein: MLSVLLAGLLAQTAPSVSARQQGVPIGRGDTVPKVVLSAPSGGWTVDRMLKIEGTVSDPSVDPVVVSINGDRYLMRTQGGRFSRKFPAASGKNVVTVMATNKGGTARAQATSYAQVPSVPLKAILTSDTDGVYTDLHIYEPTDASSAGDTLDVTSMAHVYWANTESPSGGTFFLNEQGGDFDQPAYGPYLYIHRAPPTGVYLVATNYWPSGDKAHTVATLNLALFEGTPGEVRRRVRIPLATPGTTRVLAWVNILGDGQAEVYVPSADPKPKGNGWPTNLEEAVKELQKSGDSGGGEGDEGY, from the coding sequence ATGCTCTCCGTCCTTCTCGCCGGGCTGCTCGCGCAGACGGCGCCGTCGGTCTCCGCCCGCCAGCAGGGCGTGCCCATTGGCCGGGGCGACACGGTTCCCAAGGTGGTGTTGAGCGCGCCGTCCGGCGGGTGGACGGTGGACCGGATGCTGAAGATCGAAGGCACGGTGAGCGACCCCTCGGTGGATCCGGTGGTCGTGTCCATCAACGGCGACCGCTACCTGATGCGCACGCAAGGGGGGCGCTTCAGCCGCAAGTTCCCCGCGGCCAGCGGCAAGAACGTGGTGACGGTGATGGCCACCAACAAGGGTGGCACGGCGCGCGCGCAGGCGACGAGCTACGCGCAGGTGCCCTCGGTGCCGCTCAAGGCCATCCTCACGAGCGACACGGACGGCGTCTACACGGACCTGCACATCTACGAGCCCACGGACGCGAGCAGCGCGGGTGACACGCTGGACGTGACGTCCATGGCGCACGTGTACTGGGCGAACACGGAGAGCCCGTCCGGCGGCACGTTCTTCCTCAACGAGCAGGGCGGCGACTTCGACCAGCCGGCATACGGCCCGTACCTCTACATCCACCGCGCGCCGCCGACGGGCGTGTACCTGGTGGCGACGAACTACTGGCCCAGCGGCGACAAGGCGCACACGGTGGCCACGCTCAACCTGGCGCTCTTTGAAGGCACGCCGGGCGAGGTCCGCCGCCGCGTGCGCATCCCGCTGGCGACGCCGGGCACGACGCGCGTGCTCGCGTGGGTGAACATCCTGGGAGACGGGCAGGCGGAGGTGTACGTGCCGTCCGCGGATCCGAAGCCCAAGGGGAACGGCTGGCCCACCAATCTGGAGGAGGCGGTCAAGGAGCTCCAGAAGAGTGGTGACAGCGGTGGCGGCGAGGGAGACGAAGGCTACTGA
- a CDS encoding DUF1175 family protein, protein MRVLMLTLLLNAGPAPSGTAPVREGAVIASEPVAAETRARLLRREVAQVALAQVKAPDAAWQPAQRDCAGLIRYAYRTAYRRVASERLSSPLWKDTRGGPSDFADAETLISRSFVPLGRGVDAREQLRTGDVVAFRQEHDAGPVFHLMLVVRPEDRAHAPARVVYHPGEAGARVRTGILDSLATEAPLEWRPVPANASFLGFFRFKEWMS, encoded by the coding sequence ATGCGCGTCCTGATGCTCACGTTGTTGTTGAACGCGGGTCCCGCTCCGTCCGGGACGGCCCCCGTGCGTGAAGGCGCGGTCATCGCGTCGGAGCCCGTGGCCGCGGAGACTCGCGCGCGGCTGCTCCGCCGGGAGGTCGCGCAGGTGGCGCTCGCGCAGGTGAAGGCTCCGGACGCCGCGTGGCAGCCGGCGCAGCGCGACTGCGCGGGCCTCATCCGCTACGCGTACCGCACGGCGTACCGGCGCGTGGCTTCCGAGCGCCTCTCCTCTCCGCTGTGGAAGGACACGCGCGGCGGACCTTCCGACTTCGCGGACGCGGAGACGCTGATCAGCCGCAGCTTCGTTCCGCTGGGCCGGGGCGTGGATGCGCGCGAGCAGCTTCGCACCGGGGACGTGGTGGCCTTCCGCCAGGAGCACGACGCGGGCCCCGTCTTCCACCTGATGCTCGTGGTGCGCCCGGAGGACCGGGCCCATGCACCCGCGCGCGTCGTCTACCACCCCGGTGAGGCTGGAGCGCGCGTGCGCACCGGCATCCTGGACTCACTCGCCACCGAGGCGCCGCTGGAGTGGCGCCCCGTGCCGGCCAACGCTTCCTTCCTCGGCTTCTTCCGCTTCAAGGAGTGGATGTCATGA